A stretch of the Rhinoderma darwinii isolate aRhiDar2 chromosome 3, aRhiDar2.hap1, whole genome shotgun sequence genome encodes the following:
- the RLIG1 gene encoding RNA ligase 1 isoform X2, with the protein MMQRGSVQQKISCVFITQVKDEPSTKREHQMFKVLATETLNPLALNASIDNALATEKVDGTCCYVTIHKGLPYLWARYDRKPTKQAEKRFKKCIHSKGYYKDFIWSVDEDFKVVPDFWIPAKGVNRSNGKPYPDENGHIPGWVPVENCNKQYCWHSCAVNYVFGVAIVLRPKTEDPGSLEICLVNLSDLLEQTLELIGTNINGNPYGIGNKKNPIHLLVPHGTFLIKDLAALDHKSLMSWFEHCQEGKVEGIVWHCKDGSLFKLHRHHLGLHWPFSDTHLNSKPVSITVDLCKYEADSSTLLGQLSKKDTLCYGRLKDLVLD; encoded by the exons ATGTTCAAAGTGCTGGCTACAGAAACACTAAACCCCCTGGCATTGAATGCTTCTATTGACAACGCACTGGCTACAGAGAAGGTAGATGGTACTTGCTGCTATGTGACGATTCACAAAG GCCTCCCATACCTGTGGGCTCGATATGATAGGAAACCAACCAAACAGGCTGAAAAGaggtttaaaaaatgtatacattcgAAGGGATACTACAAAG attttatttGGAGTGTTGATGAGGACTTTAAAGTTgtccctgatttttggattccagCAAAGGGTGTGAACCGTTCTAATGGAAAACCATACCCTGATGAAAATGGGCATATACCAG gttgggttcctgtggaaaactgcaataaGCAGTATTGCTGGCATTCATGTGCTGTAAATTATGTGTTTGGAGTAGCTATTGTATTAAGACCCAAGACAGAAGATCCAGGATCTTTGGAAATTTGTCTTGTAAATTTGTCAGATCTCCTAGAGCAAACGCTGGAACTCATTGGAACCAATATAAATGGAAACCCATATG GCATTGGCAATAAGAAGAATCCAATTCACCTCCTTGTCCCTCACGGCACTTTCCTCATAAAGGATTTAGCAGCTCTTGATCATAAAAGTCTAATGTCTTGGTTTGAACATTGTCAAGAGGGGAAAGTAGAAGGCATAGTATGGCATTGCAAAGATGGATCGTTATTCAAG ctccATCGCCATCATCTTGGTTTACACTGGCCATTCAGTGACACACACTTAAATTCCAAACCAGTTTCCATTACAGTGGATTTATGTAAATATGAAGCGGATTCAAGCACGTTATTAGGTCAACTTTCAAAAAAAGACACACTGTGTTATGGCAGATTAAAAGACCTTGTGTTAGACTGA
- the RLIG1 gene encoding RNA ligase 1 isoform X1, translated as MMQRGSVQQKISCVFITQVKDEPSTKREHQMSWLQIGLRSLGMPPLLMADSQSNIKKMFKVLATETLNPLALNASIDNALATEKVDGTCCYVTIHKGLPYLWARYDRKPTKQAEKRFKKCIHSKGYYKDFIWSVDEDFKVVPDFWIPAKGVNRSNGKPYPDENGHIPGWVPVENCNKQYCWHSCAVNYVFGVAIVLRPKTEDPGSLEICLVNLSDLLEQTLELIGTNINGNPYGIGNKKNPIHLLVPHGTFLIKDLAALDHKSLMSWFEHCQEGKVEGIVWHCKDGSLFKLHRHHLGLHWPFSDTHLNSKPVSITVDLCKYEADSSTLLGQLSKKDTLCYGRLKDLVLD; from the exons ATGTCTTGGCTCCAAATTGGACTCAGGAGTTTGGGTATGCCCCCCCTCCTTATGGCTGATTCCCAGAGTAATATAAAAAAG ATGTTCAAAGTGCTGGCTACAGAAACACTAAACCCCCTGGCATTGAATGCTTCTATTGACAACGCACTGGCTACAGAGAAGGTAGATGGTACTTGCTGCTATGTGACGATTCACAAAG GCCTCCCATACCTGTGGGCTCGATATGATAGGAAACCAACCAAACAGGCTGAAAAGaggtttaaaaaatgtatacattcgAAGGGATACTACAAAG attttatttGGAGTGTTGATGAGGACTTTAAAGTTgtccctgatttttggattccagCAAAGGGTGTGAACCGTTCTAATGGAAAACCATACCCTGATGAAAATGGGCATATACCAG gttgggttcctgtggaaaactgcaataaGCAGTATTGCTGGCATTCATGTGCTGTAAATTATGTGTTTGGAGTAGCTATTGTATTAAGACCCAAGACAGAAGATCCAGGATCTTTGGAAATTTGTCTTGTAAATTTGTCAGATCTCCTAGAGCAAACGCTGGAACTCATTGGAACCAATATAAATGGAAACCCATATG GCATTGGCAATAAGAAGAATCCAATTCACCTCCTTGTCCCTCACGGCACTTTCCTCATAAAGGATTTAGCAGCTCTTGATCATAAAAGTCTAATGTCTTGGTTTGAACATTGTCAAGAGGGGAAAGTAGAAGGCATAGTATGGCATTGCAAAGATGGATCGTTATTCAAG ctccATCGCCATCATCTTGGTTTACACTGGCCATTCAGTGACACACACTTAAATTCCAAACCAGTTTCCATTACAGTGGATTTATGTAAATATGAAGCGGATTCAAGCACGTTATTAGGTCAACTTTCAAAAAAAGACACACTGTGTTATGGCAGATTAAAAGACCTTGTGTTAGACTGA